One window of Mangrovibacterium diazotrophicum genomic DNA carries:
- a CDS encoding bacteriocin: protein MKTLFANNEKNIFDSFEVLTKNELNEVKGGISKDIDIYVEDLD, encoded by the coding sequence ATGAAAACTTTATTTGCTAACAACGAAAAAAACATTTTTGATTCATTCGAAGTATTAACAAAAAATGAATTAAACGAAGTTAAAGGCGGAATCAGTAAAGATATTGACATCTACGTTGAAGACCTTGACTAG